The following nucleotide sequence is from cyanobacterium endosymbiont of Braarudosphaera bigelowii.
ATAAAATAAAGTCTGATCTATGGGATACAGTGATATTACCGGTTCTCAAAGAGTTTAATATTAAATCCTCAGACAGCACTCGTTTTTTAGTCAATCCTACTGGAAAATTTGTTATCGGTGGACCTCAAGGTGATGCAGGCCTGACTGGTCGTAAAATAATTGTAGACACTTATGGTGGCTATTCCCGCCATGGTGGAGGAGCCTTCTCTGGAAAAGATCCTACTAAAGTGGATCGCTCTGCAGCTTACGCTTGCCGCTATGTAGCGAAAAATATTGTAGCCGCAGGTCTGGCGGATAAATGTGAGGTTCAAGTTAGTTATGCTATTGGAGTAGCTCGTCCAGTCAGTATCTTTATAGATACGTTTGGGACCAGTAAAGTAGATGAAACAAAGCTGTTAGAAATTATTAAAGAATTATTTGAATTACGTCCTGCAGGTATTATCCAAAACTTTAGATTATGTCAGTTACCCTTGGAAAGAAATGGTCGTTTTTATCAGGATACGGCAGTGTATGGACATTTTGGCAGAGATGATTTAGATCTACCTTGGGAATTAACTGATAAAGCAGCTATGTTAAATCAGGCTTTTGCCATTAATGTTTAGTAACTTTAGATTATCGCGACTATTTAATTCTTCTTTTATTTATAAAATAATCAAATAGTCATCATAACTTTCTTAATACAATCAAAGCTTTAATTGTATTAATCATAAATAAATTAATGATTAATACAATTAAAACTGGGAAATAATTAGTATGTTTCATAGTTAGCATATATTCTATATAGTTTAATCTATTTATGAAAAAGGATACTAAGTAGCTATGTACACTAGATTTATTTAGATAAAAACTATCTCAAAAAAATATAGAAAAATCTAAGTTTTACAGGTTTAAAATCATATAGTGTGCTCATAGTTTGTTAAAGATCTTTTCGTTTTGCAAACCTCAATTTTGCAGAACGGGAGCGTCGATTATGTTTTTTCTCCTCTTGTGTAGGAATAATAGGTTTTTTATTTATCACATCAAGTAAATATGAATTGCGAAAAGTGTGCTTAACAATACGATCTTCAAGACTGTGAAAACTAATAATTCCAATATTTCCTTGAGTTTTTAACCAAGAAGGTGACTCTTCAAGAAATTTTTCCAGAGAAGTAAGCTCATCATTAACAATAATACGTAGAGCTTGAAAGACCCGAGTAGCTGGATGAATACGCCCATAACGATACTTGGAAGGAAATACTTTAGAAATTGCTGAAGCTAAATCAGTAGTAGTAAAAAACGGACGATTTTCTACTAAATAACGAGCAATAGAACGAGAGCGTTTTTCTTCTCCATATTGATAAAAAATATTTGCCAAGGTCGTTTCATTCCAATGATTAATAACTTCCCCCGCAGTGAGAGACTGCTGGCGATTCATTCTCATATCTAAGGAAGCTTCATGACGAAAACTAAATCCTCGTTCTGGATTATCTAATTGAGGAGAACTGACACCTAAATCAGCAATAATACCATCAAACTCTCCAGCTTTTCCTGGATAATCTACAAAATTTCCTGCCCATGTTTGTAAACGTTGTCTCACAGAAGAAGACATATTAGTTTTAGTATTTAAAATTGCATCATTGTCTAAATCAATACCAACAACTTGAACATCAGGAAAAGTACTTAGAATTAAACTGCTATGTCCTCCCCTTCCAAGAGTAGCGTCTAAGTATTTACCACCAGGTTTAATAGCCAAACCTGCTATAAGTTCTTTAGATAGTACAGGTATATGGACGTCAGAAAAAAAATGTTTTTCAATTTGTGTGATATTTATCATAACGAAATTTTTTAGTAGTTATCAGGAACTTATAACACTCAAAATAATTCAAAAAAAAAGAAATTCCGCGGAGATCCAGTTATCATTATGAATTTGACGGTTCAACGTATGGTGTTTGTTCACTTTTGTTTTTTAAATTTGAACAGGATTTTGCCCCGTTTTCTTATGTCTAGCCTAGTAGGACTGCTTGGTATTCTTTACGGATGTAGTTTAGCCTCAACTGTTTCTTCTTCTCCCTCGCAGTCAGTCGTTAGATTTAGTGACAAAGATATCACTAATTATGCCCAAATTGTTCTAAAAATTGAGGATCAGCGCCAAATTGCTTATCAGAAAATTGAAGAAATAACAGAAGGTTTACCACAAGAAATTAGCTGTGACCAGTCAGACACTCTAAAGCAATTACCTAATCAAGCTCAAACTATAGCAGTTAAGTTTTGTAATTTGTCTAAGAAGATAGCTCAAGATAGTGGTTTATCTTCTAATAGATTTAATAGGATAACTGAAAAAGCACAAAAAGATACAACTCTAAGAAAAAGAATTCAGAATGCTATGATTCGAGCTAGACTGCCTTAATCAAGATAATAATAAGAAATTACTAATATTAATCATTCCTAAAACATAAAAGAAAGCATATTTTTTATACTTACAACAATAATTTTTATGAATTACAAAATATTAATTTTGGAAAAATAAAAATCTAGAATCTATTTGATTAAAAAAGAAAGATTTTGTTTCACATCTTTAGCCTAAGACGATTTATTTAATCGAGATACTTTAAAGATATCCAAAGATAAGAGTTTTAACAAAATACTCTGATCTAAATTATTTTTTTAATAAATGTCGTATAGATTTATTAAAAATTTTCAAAATTTAACAATCAAATGAAATCTTGATATCAATAATAATTTTTTCGTAAGATTAATTAAGATTATATTTAGAGAATACATATTTAGGAAGAGTAAAGTTTACACTTATCACTGGTGTTACTGAAAAACACTTTAATAGTAAAATATAATTGTAATTTTCCTAATCTAGATAACCCGTAGAGTGAGTAAGAATTGTATGACAAAGCGAACCTTTGGTGTCATTGGCTTAGCGGTGATGGGAGAAAACCTCGCCCTTAATGTTGAAAGTCGTGGTTTTCCAATTGCTGTCTATAACCGCACAGCAAGTAAAACAGAAGAATTCATGAAAACTCGGGCCCAGGGCAAAGATGTTAAGGCGGCCTATTCATTAGAAGAGTTTGTAAAAGTTTTAGAACATCCTCGTAAGATTTTAGTAATGGTTAAAGCCGGGAAACCTGTTGACGCTGTTATTGAAGATTTAAAACCCCTTTTAGAGAAAGGAGATATGATTATCGACGGTGGTAATTCTCTTTTTGAAGATACCGAACGTCGTACTCAATATTTAGAATCAACAGGACTTGGTTTTGTTGGTATGGGTGTTAGTGGTGGTGAAGAAGGTGCATTAAAGGGTCCTAGTCTAATGCCTGGAGGTACCAAAGCTGCTTATCAAGAATTAGAGCCTATTCTAACTAAGATTGCAGCGCAAGTTGATGATGGTCCTTGTGTTACATTTGTCGGTCCTGGTGGAGCGGGGCATTATGTCAAAATGGTTCACAATGGAATTGAATATGGCGATATGCAGTTGATTGCAGAAGCCTATGACATTATGAAAAATGCACTTGGACTCAATAATCAAGAATTACATGAAGTATTTGCTAAATGGAATACTACTGATGAGCTTAATTCTTTCTTAATTGAAATTACTGCAGATATCTTCAAAAATATTGATCCAGAAAGTAACAAGGCCCTTCTTGACTTAATTTTAGATTCTGCTGGACAAAAAGGTACAGGTCGTTGGACGATAGTAACTTCTTTAGAATTAGGAGTTCCCATACCTACAATGTATGCAGCTGTGAATGCACGAGTAATGTCCTCCTATAAAGACGAACGAGTATCCGCTTCGAAACAATTAACTGGCTCTACTACCGAATTTAAAGGAAATGTTAGTGAGTTTGTTGATAAAGTAAGAGATGCTCTTTATTGCTCTAAAATATGTTCATACGCTCAAGGAATGGCTTTAATTGCTAAAGCTTCTAAGGAGTATTACAATGGCGAGATAAGCTTACCAGAATCATCTCGTATTTGGAAAGGTGGTTGTATTATTCGAGCTGGTTTCTTAGATAAAATTAAGAAAGCTTTTGTTGATAATCCAAACTTACCTAATTTACTTTTAGCTCCTGAATTTAAGCAAACTATACTAGATCGTCAAGATGCTTGGCGTGAAGTTCTTGTATTAGCCAGTCAAGCAGGAATACCAGTTCCCGCTTTTAGTGCCTCTTTAGACTATTTTGATAGTTATCGCCGTGCAGATCTACCTCAAAATTTAACTCAAGCACAACGGGATTATTTTGGAGCTCATACATATGAGCGTATCGATAAACCTAGAGGAGAATTCTTCCACACTGAGTGGGCTTCATAATTCTTCTTTTAATATAGACTTATAAATAAAATCCCTTTTTATAAATAAAAAGGGATTTTATTTATAGGAGTTAAATACTGATATAGATAAACTAATTTAATAGTATGTGGCTATAAGCTTTAGATTACCATTCATCTTTATCTAATTTTTTTTTATTTATTTGTTTTAAATTATCTGTTAAAGGATTCACAATTTTGAAAATAGCATCTTCTATAAAAGTTTTAAGAAACACATCTTGTCTATTCAATTGAAAATTTCGTTGTACTACTTCTTCAATGCCTCCTTGACCCCAGCTTTGATTATGATAAAAATATTCAATAAAACTTTGTCCTGCAATACGTGTTAGATAGGCTACTGTTAAGCCTTGCAAAACTTTTCCTACGAGATAACTCGATATATTTAGTTGTAATATTCTTCCTAAAATTTCAACAGCTCCTTTCGTTATTTGTAAACCTATTAAAGTTTTTCCTAAAGATAACGCTAGTTCTTTCCCTTCATCACTACTTAACTTATATTCATAAACTTGTCCAATTTCGACTATCATCTGTGTATTAACTGCTGCCGTTGCTAACATGTCAAAAAAAGGTAATGGATTAACAATCACAATACCTGCTGTCATCCATTGATATTGATTAATTATCTTGTTACTTTGTTTATTTCTTTGTTTATTAATAATCTGAGACATTTCCTCCCCTAAACGTTGAGATTTTATAAGAATGTTTTTGGTAATTAATTCTTGTCCTTCTGTTTGGATAATCATGACAATCTTTTTAGTTAAGATATTAATGTCAGCTGATAAATTTACTTTTTGCCTTGCCTTTAACTGTCTATTTTGAGGGTTTGCAGCTGTTAAGATTATATCTTCTATAAAAGTAAATTCTTTTATTTTATTTCTTAAGCTATTTAAAATTTTGATTTTATCTTTTTTAGAGTAAAGATCTGTTTTGTTAAAAATTAATAAAACTTTTTTACCAAAACTATTAATGAATTTTAAAAATTGATATTCAGATTCAGATAAATCATTATCTACGACAAATAGTAGTAAATCTGACTGTATAGATAACTGTTTTGCCAACATTTCTCTTTTTTCCCCTCCAGATCCCATTTCTAGAATACCTGGAGTATCCGTAATCAAAATTTTATTAGATAACTCTTCTAATTTAATGCGATAACTTATTCCAATTTTAGTTGTTCCCATAGAAGAATTTACTTGACCTATTACTTCACCAACTAAAGAATTTACAAGAGATGTTTTGCCTGCAGAACCTTTGCCAAAAATAATAATTTTAAATTCTTGTCTATCTAAATCATTTTTAATTTCTTTAGAACGCTTTAGCAGAGATTGTTTTGCAACTTTGTCTTTAATACTTTTTACTTGGTTGAGAACAATTCTTACATCTTCTAAAGAATTTTGTTTTCTATTTTTAAATTTAGGCAAATGGTTAATTTTATGCTTGAAATTAGATTTTCTAAAGAAGAGTTTATTGTAGTAGTGTACTAAGGCATAAATCAGAAATCCTGATATTCCTGTTATTAGAAATATTAGAATATTAGCTAGTAGCGGAGCAGTAAAAGAAATTTGTATGTAAAGTTGGTAAATAGAATTGACCAGCCAGATAATTAATCCAAGAATTAAACTTAACCCAAAAATTAAGATAATTAAACGATGAAAAGGCATAAGGAGCATATTAGCTAGCTAGCAATAAAACAAACTAAATTATTAAAATAATTACCCTCCTGATTTTTCAGAGAAAGTAAATCACATAAAGCTAAATATAATTTAAGGTACATTACTAAATTACATTTGAGGTCAAGGCTTGTTGGAGTATCAGAATAATATAATTCTTTCTAATATTTTAAGCTTAACTTAATCTTACCTTATGTAAATTAATTTTTAAATTTATCGATACTGAACAATATTGAATTATGGATAACTATAATTTATAGTAGGGTTTCAATTCTATTTAATAAATAATAAATTTATAAAAATTAAAACCATTAAAGCATATAAAATTCCACTATAAATATTACGATTCTATATGTTTACTTTGAAAATAATTTAAATAATTATTTTCAAAGTAATTTGTATTTATTATTAACTTTAATTTAATGAATCACATAGTTAAGTTACAAAGTAACACTATAGATTCATCACGAAAGCTGCACTATTACGTCAACTATTAAACTATATCGATTCCTATCTTCTCATATACTAATTGTATGTATTTAATTTTTGTTTATAAATATCAATATAATTAGATAGATTTTTTATTAATTAAGTTAATTTTATAGGAACTGCTGATTAAAAATCATATTTGAGGGCTACAATTCGACTAATATTCAAAATTAGTTAGAAAATATAGAAATTTTATAAATATGGCTCAATTAAAACGAACAACAGTTGGAATTGTTGGTGTTTCTGGATATGGAGGAATACAGCTAGTTAAGCTTTTACAAGAACATCCTTTAGTTGAAATTGTCTATTTAGGTGGAAAAGAAAGTACTGGAAAATTTTATGCTGAAGTATATCCGCATTTAGGACACGAAATTGATTTAGTTATAGAACCTATTGATATTGATTTAATTGTTTCTCGTTGCGAAGTAGTTTTTTTAGGTTTACCTAATGGCTATACTTGTGACCTTGCTCCTAAGCTACTTTCTAAAGGTTGTAAAGTTTTTGATTTATCAGCAGATTACCGGTTTAAAAATTTACAGGTTTATAGTTATTGGTACAATAAAAAACGTAATGACATAGAAACTGCAAATTCTGCTGTTTATGGTCTTCCAGAACTATATCGTACTGATATACAGTCAACTTCACTAATTGGATGTCCTGGATGTTATCCTACAGCTAGTCTGCTAGCTTTATCACCTCTCCTAAAACAAGGTTTAATACTTCCAGAAACCATCATTATTGATGCAAAGTCAGGAACTTCTGGGGGAGGTAGACAAGCTAAGATGAACTTATTGTTAGCTGAGGCAGAAGGATCACTTGGCACATACAATGTGGTTAGACATCGCCATACACCAGAAATAGAACAAATTTGCTGTGATTTGACTGGTCATGAGGTCAAAGTTCAATTTACTCCCTACTTAGTACCTATGGTTAGAGGAATACTGTCGACTGTTTATGCAAGTCTTAGGGATCCAGGATTAGTACGTGATGACTTACTAACTATTTACAAAGCTTTTTATCGCTTTTGTCCTTTCATTAGGATACTACCTAAAGGAGTTTACCCTCAAACAAAATGGGCCTGTGGAACAAATCTTTGTTACATTGGGATCGAAACCGATTCACGTACGGATCGAGTAATTGTTTTCTCTGCAATTGATAACCTTATTAAAGGACAGGCTGGACAAGCAATACAATGTCTCAACATTATGATGGGATGGGAAGAAACACTTGGCTTACCTCAATTATGCTTCTACCCCTAAGATAGATTGGAGCAGTAAAAATTGAGGATGTATTTTTATAGGAAACTAGCTAATTTTATACAACTGAAAACGTATATAAAATTTAACTGTGTATCTTAATTTTGATAAAACTTTTGAAATATACAACTTTATTTTGCCTTAAATTATTTTACTAATTGTATAGTAGAGGAAAGCTCTTCCTACTACATACTATTAGTATGATTTGTTTCGAAGTCTTTTTTACAAAGGAATTAAAGATTTAGGATAATGTTTCTCCCAATCTAAACCTACAATAATTGTAATATCAGAAGCTAAGTTACCTGTACTTTCCACAAGAACTTCGCCTATTCCTAAATCTATTCTTAACGCTGCTGCTCCTACACTGTCTCCATTTTGCGCTATGATACGAGTCTTATTAAGATTTTCTGGCCATTCATGACTAACAAAGGTACGTTGATATCCAGCATTCTTTAAAAAATCAGCTACTTGTTGTGCTGACTTGGGATTTTCAGTACTGTTCTGTACTGCTATTCTAAGACTGTTTGGGGTTGTTTCTCTAGCATTTAAGTTAAGCGAACCATAGTCAAAATATGTTGCAATCATACTCTTAATTTGACTATGATCTGGTAACCAATAACTTACTTCATGTTTACCATTTCCATTAAAATTACCAGGAAGCATTAACATTTGTACATTAGACCGTTGTATTTGAGAAGCAAATCCTGATAAGGCTACTAGTTCTTCAACTGTTAAGTTAGTATCGATATAAGAATTAATAATTGATAATATTTCAGGTATTCTTAATAAATTTTTAGGCTTTAAAGCTTGTTCAACTAAAGCTCTCATAAACATTTGTTGACGTTGTACCCTACCGATATCACCATAACGGTCATAACGAAAACGTAAAAAGGAAACCGCTTTTTGCCCATCTATATGTTGTTCACCTTCTTTAATATTAATGTAAAGATGTTGGCTATGATCGGTATATTTCATATTTTTAGGAACGTAAATGTTCACTCCTCCTAACGCATCAATTACTTTTTCAACTCCCTGGATATTAAATCTAACATAGCGGTTTATTGGGACTCCACCTAACAGGTTACTAATAGTTTCCGCAGCCAAAGAGGGTCCACCATAATAGTTAGCCTCATTTATCTTTCTTATTTCATGTCTAATAATTGCTTGAGTATCTCTAGGAATAGATAAAATACTTAATTTTTTAGTTATGGGATCAAATCTAGCAAGGACCACAGTATCAGATAAACCTTTGAAAGAATTGACTAAAGCGTGATGTCCTAATTTTTTTCTTTGTTTATTGTCATTTATCTCAGATGTTAAAACTTTAGTACCTAAGATAAGTACATTAACAGGGCGACTTAATTTTGGAAGACGTAAGTTAGTATAAGAAATAGCTTCATTTTGACTAAAAACCTTTTCCTGATTCTTAGTCAAAGAACTTCTTTGCAAGGGTGTTGATGACAAAGAGATAGCAACTAGTACTCCAATACTAGCTGATATGATAC
It contains:
- the argC gene encoding N-acetyl-gamma-glutamyl-phosphate reductase; the encoded protein is MAQLKRTTVGIVGVSGYGGIQLVKLLQEHPLVEIVYLGGKESTGKFYAEVYPHLGHEIDLVIEPIDIDLIVSRCEVVFLGLPNGYTCDLAPKLLSKGCKVFDLSADYRFKNLQVYSYWYNKKRNDIETANSAVYGLPELYRTDIQSTSLIGCPGCYPTASLLALSPLLKQGLILPETIIIDAKSGTSGGGRQAKMNLLLAEAEGSLGTYNVVRHRHTPEIEQICCDLTGHEVKVQFTPYLVPMVRGILSTVYASLRDPGLVRDDLLTIYKAFYRFCPFIRILPKGVYPQTKWACGTNLCYIGIETDSRTDRVIVFSAIDNLIKGQAGQAIQCLNIMMGWEETLGLPQLCFYP
- a CDS encoding YcjF family protein, whose amino-acid sequence is MPFHRLIILIFGLSLILGLIIWLVNSIYQLYIQISFTAPLLANILIFLITGISGFLIYALVHYYNKLFFRKSNFKHKINHLPKFKNRKQNSLEDVRIVLNQVKSIKDKVAKQSLLKRSKEIKNDLDRQEFKIIIFGKGSAGKTSLVNSLVGEVIGQVNSSMGTTKIGISYRIKLEELSNKILITDTPGILEMGSGGEKREMLAKQLSIQSDLLLFVVDNDLSESEYQFLKFINSFGKKVLLIFNKTDLYSKKDKIKILNSLRNKIKEFTFIEDIILTAANPQNRQLKARQKVNLSADINILTKKIVMIIQTEGQELITKNILIKSQRLGEEMSQIINKQRNKQSNKIINQYQWMTAGIVIVNPLPFFDMLATAAVNTQMIVEIGQVYEYKLSSDEGKELALSLGKTLIGLQITKGAVEILGRILQLNISSYLVGKVLQGLTVAYLTRIAGQSFIEYFYHNQSWGQGGIEEVVQRNFQLNRQDVFLKTFIEDAIFKIVNPLTDNLKQINKKKLDKDEW
- the rsmH gene encoding 16S rRNA (cytosine(1402)-N(4))-methyltransferase RsmH — encoded protein: MINITQIEKHFFSDVHIPVLSKELIAGLAIKPGGKYLDATLGRGGHSSLILSTFPDVQVVGIDLDNDAILNTKTNMSSSVRQRLQTWAGNFVDYPGKAGEFDGIIADLGVSSPQLDNPERGFSFRHEASLDMRMNRQQSLTAGEVINHWNETTLANIFYQYGEEKRSRSIARYLVENRPFFTTTDLASAISKVFPSKYRYGRIHPATRVFQALRIIVNDELTSLEKFLEESPSWLKTQGNIGIISFHSLEDRIVKHTFRNSYLLDVINKKPIIPTQEEKKHNRRSRSAKLRFAKRKDL
- a CDS encoding DUF4168 domain-containing protein, with the translated sequence MPRFLMSSLVGLLGILYGCSLASTVSSSPSQSVVRFSDKDITNYAQIVLKIEDQRQIAYQKIEEITEGLPQEISCDQSDTLKQLPNQAQTIAVKFCNLSKKIAQDSGLSSNRFNRITEKAQKDTTLRKRIQNAMIRARLP
- a CDS encoding LCP family protein, which gives rise to MSFKKSNPNNLSHQKSSIKKKGENTNWSFMRLGLIMISIISASIGVLVAISLSSTPLQRSSLTKNQEKVFSQNEAISYTNLRLPKLSRPVNVLILGTKVLTSEINDNKQRKKLGHHALVNSFKGLSDTVVLARFDPITKKLSILSIPRDTQAIIRHEIRKINEANYYGGPSLAAETISNLLGGVPINRYVRFNIQGVEKVIDALGGVNIYVPKNMKYTDHSQHLYINIKEGEQHIDGQKAVSFLRFRYDRYGDIGRVQRQQMFMRALVEQALKPKNLLRIPEILSIINSYIDTNLTVEELVALSGFASQIQRSNVQMLMLPGNFNGNGKHEVSYWLPDHSQIKSMIATYFDYGSLNLNARETTPNSLRIAVQNSTENPKSAQQVADFLKNAGYQRTFVSHEWPENLNKTRIIAQNGDSVGAAALRIDLGIGEVLVESTGNLASDITIIVGLDWEKHYPKSLIPL
- the gnd gene encoding decarboxylating NADP(+)-dependent phosphogluconate dehydrogenase — its product is MTKRTFGVIGLAVMGENLALNVESRGFPIAVYNRTASKTEEFMKTRAQGKDVKAAYSLEEFVKVLEHPRKILVMVKAGKPVDAVIEDLKPLLEKGDMIIDGGNSLFEDTERRTQYLESTGLGFVGMGVSGGEEGALKGPSLMPGGTKAAYQELEPILTKIAAQVDDGPCVTFVGPGGAGHYVKMVHNGIEYGDMQLIAEAYDIMKNALGLNNQELHEVFAKWNTTDELNSFLIEITADIFKNIDPESNKALLDLILDSAGQKGTGRWTIVTSLELGVPIPTMYAAVNARVMSSYKDERVSASKQLTGSTTEFKGNVSEFVDKVRDALYCSKICSYAQGMALIAKASKEYYNGEISLPESSRIWKGGCIIRAGFLDKIKKAFVDNPNLPNLLLAPEFKQTILDRQDAWREVLVLASQAGIPVPAFSASLDYFDSYRRADLPQNLTQAQRDYFGAHTYERIDKPRGEFFHTEWAS